Proteins co-encoded in one Bacillota bacterium genomic window:
- a CDS encoding ROK family protein — MKAIKTTASSALAKQINRSLILDCLSKYAPLSRSDIARLTRLSPSTVSGIIDELIKAKFVLEIQSGPSTGGRKPILLGFNHSARMAIVVEVTVSMIRAASVDLGGAIGLLSEIPSSDLSTEELVGKILEVIARILARIPKRHREVVGVGIVIPGIVNTAEGLVIRSSRLNWTNVPLGKIVSREFSVPVLIERDVRAAAYGERIFGKAKGVSSFVYVTIGKGGIGAGIVIDDNPYPGANMRAGELGHITVALGGERCSCGNAGCLGTFIGGDVPDIQTDTLIEYCGAGIVNLVNLIDPEMVILGGEYIDSIPGLATAIGEFVHNRVLPVPIDSLKVVPSELGPKAYLLGMASLVFNSILGA, encoded by the coding sequence TTGAAAGCCATAAAGACAACAGCTAGCTCCGCGCTGGCAAAACAAATCAATCGCTCGCTAATTCTAGACTGTCTATCGAAATATGCACCCCTTTCCCGGTCCGACATAGCGAGGCTTACTCGATTAAGCCCATCCACGGTCTCAGGGATAATTGATGAACTGATCAAGGCGAAATTCGTTCTAGAGATACAATCTGGGCCATCAACGGGCGGAAGAAAGCCCATACTTCTAGGTTTTAACCATTCGGCCAGGATGGCCATTGTCGTGGAAGTGACAGTGAGCATGATCCGAGCCGCCAGTGTAGATCTAGGGGGTGCCATAGGGTTATTATCTGAAATTCCATCTAGTGATTTATCTACTGAGGAACTGGTTGGGAAGATACTTGAGGTTATAGCCAGGATACTTGCCAGGATTCCCAAAAGGCATCGCGAAGTTGTTGGCGTAGGAATCGTCATACCAGGCATAGTGAATACTGCGGAGGGATTGGTGATCCGTTCCTCTCGCCTGAACTGGACGAACGTGCCACTTGGCAAGATAGTATCAAGAGAATTTTCAGTCCCTGTTCTCATTGAAAGGGACGTGAGGGCCGCAGCCTATGGAGAAAGGATTTTCGGCAAGGCCAAAGGAGTAAGCAGTTTTGTATATGTAACTATAGGAAAGGGCGGTATAGGGGCCGGTATAGTGATTGATGACAATCCTTATCCAGGAGCTAATATGAGGGCTGGCGAATTGGGACATATAACAGTGGCTCTTGGAGGCGAAAGATGTTCCTGCGGGAATGCCGGATGCCTTGGCACCTTTATTGGAGGGGATGTGCCGGACATCCAGACTGACACCCTCATAGAATACTGTGGCGCAGGTATCGTGAATCTTGTGAACCTTATCGACCCAGAGATGGTCATATTGGGTGGCGAATATATTGACTCAATTCCCGGACTAGCGACAGCCATTGGAGAATTCGTTCATAATAGGGTTCTACCTGTCCCCATCGATTCACTAAAAGTGGTCCCCTCAGAACTGGGCCCGAAGGCTTATCTCCTTGGTATGGCCAGTCTTGTTTTCAACAGTATCTTAGGAGCGTAG